The Cellulomonas sp. P24 genome contains a region encoding:
- a CDS encoding sensor histidine kinase: MQQSSSYLAELVRINDTLIWSWDRMDSFVAAVRIIRDTVGATLAPSFLVDPTGTQLELVGGARERAALEPDFSSMPAYTHLREPWINDGEWPVCAADHLDSEAWRILPDDFKAWFGEVGVVVAIHADGRHLGAVLLTFDPPRRLTEEELEFCAVAGRILGSALYRWQVLGREREMGALEERRRLSEELHDDLSQQVAGLGLLVETMKLDAAGLEGDLAEDIHQLDRRVTALRKHLRHQMLGLRADAEMVEGAFVDQVTERIGQFEKQWQIPVAFSCTCPAEVDDEAPIAVSAQLLRVLQESLANVVLHARATQVQIRLGYAQTLMRLEIQDDGVGFDLESVPDSRLGVLIMRQRMEQIGGSLTINPVPGGGTLIVAEAPIGQRRRVTLEVPGHV, from the coding sequence GTGCAGCAGAGCAGCAGCTACCTGGCCGAGCTGGTGCGCATCAACGACACCCTCATCTGGTCGTGGGACCGGATGGACTCGTTCGTCGCCGCGGTGCGCATCATCCGGGACACCGTCGGCGCGACCCTCGCGCCCTCGTTCCTCGTCGACCCGACGGGGACGCAGCTGGAGCTCGTCGGCGGGGCGCGGGAACGGGCGGCGCTGGAGCCGGACTTCTCGAGCATGCCCGCCTACACGCACCTCCGTGAACCGTGGATCAACGACGGTGAGTGGCCGGTGTGCGCCGCCGACCACCTCGACAGCGAGGCGTGGCGGATCCTCCCGGACGACTTCAAGGCGTGGTTCGGCGAGGTCGGCGTCGTGGTCGCGATCCACGCGGACGGGCGTCACCTGGGGGCGGTCCTGCTGACCTTCGACCCGCCCCGGCGGCTCACCGAGGAGGAGCTCGAGTTCTGCGCGGTCGCCGGGCGCATCCTCGGGAGCGCCCTCTACCGGTGGCAGGTGCTCGGCCGCGAGCGGGAGATGGGCGCGCTCGAGGAGCGCCGACGGCTCAGCGAGGAGCTGCACGACGACCTCTCGCAGCAGGTCGCGGGCCTGGGCCTGCTCGTCGAGACGATGAAGCTCGACGCGGCCGGCCTCGAGGGTGACCTCGCGGAGGACATCCACCAGCTCGACCGCCGGGTCACGGCGCTCCGCAAGCACCTGCGGCATCAGATGCTCGGGCTGCGCGCCGACGCCGAGATGGTCGAGGGCGCGTTCGTGGACCAGGTCACGGAGCGCATCGGGCAGTTCGAGAAGCAGTGGCAGATCCCCGTGGCGTTCTCCTGCACGTGCCCGGCGGAGGTCGACGACGAGGCGCCGATCGCCGTGTCCGCGCAGCTGCTCCGGGTGCTCCAGGAGTCCCTCGCGAACGTCGTGCTGCACGCGCGGGCGACCCAGGTGCAGATCCGGCTCGGCTACGCGCAGACCCTCATGCGCCTCGAGATCCAGGACGACGGCGTCGGGTTCGACCTGGAGAGCGTCCCGGACTCGCGTCTCGGCGTGCTGATCATGCGGCAGCGGATGGAGCAGATCGGCGGCAGCCTGACGATCAACCCGGTCCCCGGGGGTGGGACGCTGATCGTCGCTGAGGCGCCGATCGGACAGCGTCGCCGGGTCACCCTGGAGGTCCCCGGTCATGTCTGA
- a CDS encoding response regulator transcription factor — protein MSEPHDGPATVLIADDHTLFREGLAALISRWPDFELVGSAGDGHEAVRLSRRLQPQLVLMDVRMPVLGGVEATRQIRMAQPATKVVMLTMSTLGEDVFEALRNGAHGFLSKDEPPERLHDFLVDVLRGEVALSGAIAGKMLAEFGGVGPHAATGPSGGRESLSPRERDVLRLLVDGLSNDEIARQMCVSEATVKKHLGRVMTKLHLRNRVQVAVYSVRIGLVD, from the coding sequence ATGTCTGAACCTCACGACGGACCGGCGACGGTCCTCATCGCCGACGACCACACGCTGTTCCGCGAGGGCCTCGCCGCACTGATCAGCCGATGGCCGGACTTCGAGCTCGTCGGCAGCGCCGGCGACGGTCACGAGGCCGTCCGGCTCTCCCGGCGGCTCCAGCCCCAGCTCGTGCTCATGGACGTCCGGATGCCGGTGCTCGGCGGCGTCGAGGCCACCCGCCAGATCCGGATGGCTCAGCCCGCGACCAAGGTCGTCATGCTGACCATGTCGACGCTCGGCGAGGACGTGTTCGAGGCGCTGCGCAACGGCGCGCACGGGTTCCTGAGCAAGGACGAACCACCCGAGCGCCTGCACGACTTCCTCGTCGACGTCCTCCGGGGCGAGGTGGCGCTGTCGGGTGCGATCGCCGGGAAGATGCTCGCCGAGTTCGGCGGCGTCGGCCCTCACGCGGCCACCGGGCCGTCGGGCGGGCGGGAGTCCCTCAGCCCGCGGGAGCGGGACGTGCTGCGACTGCTCGTGGACGGGCTGTCCAACGACGAGATCGCCCGCCAGATGTGCGTCTCCGAGGCGACCGTGAAGAAGCACCTCGGCCGGGTCATGACCAAGCTGCACCTGCGCAACCGGGTCCAGGTGGCGGTCTACAGCGTGCGCATCGGGCTGGTCGACTAG
- a CDS encoding excisionase family DNA-binding protein, with translation MGIGVTGAADQLGVSTRRVRALIAAGALRAERVGGTYVLDEREVDSFADRDRPGHTRAMSPRIAWAAAALIDGDTPTWIRQDELSRLRARLTRTPSTPGAWHAQMRAVAESRRTWRAGSEQVAALMADPATRRTGASATNLVTDLLVGTASASVWVPDRTHLERLRRDLGLIPAESGNVTIAVPAVPDLPSWGTDGENVYRLIVATDLLADTDPRATAAGRALLEAISSELARPVR, from the coding sequence ATGGGAATTGGAGTCACCGGCGCCGCTGATCAGCTCGGCGTCAGCACGCGACGCGTACGCGCGCTCATCGCTGCGGGCGCTCTGCGGGCCGAGCGGGTCGGCGGCACCTACGTGCTGGACGAACGCGAGGTCGACTCCTTTGCGGACCGCGACCGCCCCGGCCACACCCGGGCGATGTCGCCGCGGATCGCCTGGGCCGCTGCGGCTCTGATCGATGGCGACACGCCGACCTGGATCCGCCAGGACGAGCTCTCCAGGCTCAGGGCACGGTTGACGCGCACACCGTCCACACCGGGCGCGTGGCACGCCCAGATGCGCGCAGTGGCGGAGTCCCGTCGCACCTGGCGAGCCGGCAGTGAGCAGGTCGCCGCACTGATGGCCGACCCGGCAACCCGAAGAACGGGGGCATCGGCGACGAACCTTGTCACCGACCTGCTTGTCGGGACAGCGAGTGCGTCGGTCTGGGTCCCCGACCGTACGCACCTCGAGAGGCTGCGTCGGGACCTGGGGCTCATCCCCGCCGAGTCCGGCAACGTGACAATCGCTGTCCCTGCGGTCCCCGACCTGCCGTCATGGGGGACGGACGGCGAGAACGTCTACCGCCTGATCGTCGCCACCGATCTGCTCGCCGACACCGACCCGCGAGCCACGGCGGCCGGCCGCGCACTCCTGGAGGCGATCTCCTCGGAGCTGGCACGGCCTGTGCGATGA
- a CDS encoding cyclopropane-fatty-acyl-phospholipid synthase family protein: MFDLRLFSIRESRHRIHNPLTEQQLAAFGATLDLPAGARILDLGCGSGELLSTWARDHQVTGLGVDLNPDFIAQARARADELGVGDAVRFVEADASGYVVDELVDVAACVGATWIGGGVPGTLDLLSRSLTPGGILLIGEPYWRAVPTTPEALAGCGVPSTDHYLTLPDLLASFGAQGYDVVQMVCATEESWDRYQAPQWLSMRRWADAHPDHELHDEVRRLLATEPQQYTAFTRTYFGWGVFALIAL, from the coding sequence GTGTTCGACCTTCGTCTCTTCTCCATCCGTGAGTCCCGCCACCGCATCCACAACCCCCTGACCGAGCAGCAGCTGGCCGCCTTCGGCGCCACGCTCGACCTGCCTGCCGGGGCACGCATCCTCGACCTGGGCTGCGGGTCCGGCGAGCTGTTGTCGACCTGGGCCCGCGATCACCAGGTCACCGGGCTGGGCGTGGACCTCAACCCTGACTTCATCGCCCAGGCCCGGGCCCGCGCCGACGAGCTCGGTGTCGGTGACGCGGTCCGGTTCGTCGAGGCCGACGCCTCCGGTTACGTCGTCGACGAGCTCGTGGACGTCGCGGCGTGCGTGGGCGCGACGTGGATCGGCGGCGGGGTGCCCGGCACCCTCGACCTGCTGAGCCGGAGCCTCACGCCCGGCGGGATCCTGCTGATCGGCGAGCCGTACTGGCGCGCCGTTCCCACGACCCCGGAGGCTCTCGCCGGGTGCGGGGTGCCGTCCACCGACCACTACCTGACCCTGCCGGACCTCCTGGCCTCGTTCGGCGCGCAGGGCTACGACGTCGTGCAGATGGTCTGCGCGACCGAGGAGTCCTGGGACCGCTACCAGGCACCGCAGTGGTTGAGCATGCGGCGCTGGGCGGACGCCCACCCGGACCACGAGCTGCACGACGAGGTCCGCCGACTGCTCGCGACCGAGCCGCAGCAGTACACGGCGTTCACGCGCACGTACTTCGGGTGGGGCGTGTTCGCGCTGATCGCGCTGTGA